ACAGGGTTTATTACTTTCACAAGAATGCCCTGAGTGTTACCACTTTTGTTACCATTTTTGATACCAAAAATTATATTAGTTATTAAATGAACCATGTATTATTCTCAAAATTGCCATATAAATGCAGCAATGTGGGAATGCATGCTACGTGGGCTAGCAATGAAGTGAATGGAGCGATTTCAAATCGCCGGAATAAACAAGTTGCGACAATCTAATATGTTGTAAAAGGCATAGGGCCATACAAGGTCTTAAGAGATTGAAAGGAAATCCAATTCCTTCATTTCAGAAATGTTGACACATAATATATGTGTAGGGAGTGGATGAATGCAAGCGCAAGTCCCTGAAAATGGAGCCTCCTGGAAAGGGAGGTCAGCCCACAATTAATATTATTGTTTCTTAATTCTTATTCTTCCAATATTTTTTCAATGATTCTTATTACTTGATTTTCTACAATATTTAGAGGCTGCTCGGCTTCAACCACCAAAAAACGTTCTGGATACATTTCAACTAGTTTTAGATAATTGGCCCGAACCTTTTCGAGGAATTTCACCTTTTCGAATTTTGTCTGGTGACTGCGACTCCCCACTCTGGTTACTGCCAATTCTGGTCTGACATCTAAAAGAATTGACAGATCTGGTATTATGGTCCAGCCTGTATGCAGACCCAGCACCCATTCCAGTGCATTGTCAATAATTCCATCCAATGTTGCTCCCTGGTAGGCATACCTGCTATCAGAATACCGATCTGAGATAACGATCTTGTTATCTTCCAGGGCAGGTCGTACTGTCCTGCTAA
The Methanosarcinales archaeon genome window above contains:
- a CDS encoding dTMP kinase; the protein is MIGKLITIEGIDGSGKSTVLNLLKQKFDENADIIFTREPTTEWIGEAVYRAIKSETDPLAELFLFIADHADHLSRTVRPALEDNKIVISDRYSDSRYAYQGATLDGIIDNALEWVLGLHTGWTIIPDLSILLDVRPELAVTRVGSRSHQTKFEKVKFLEKVRANYLKLVEMYPERFLVVEAEQPLNIVENQVIRIIEKILEE